One genomic window of Onychomys torridus unplaced genomic scaffold, mOncTor1.1, whole genome shotgun sequence includes the following:
- the LOC118576164 gene encoding zinc finger protein 692-like, whose amino-acid sequence MASPVADASRRRREKRRQLDARRSKCRIRLGGHMEQWCLLKERLGFSLHSQLAKFLLDRYTSSGCVLCAGPEPLPHKGLQYLVLLSHRHSRECSLVPGLRGPGGGDGELVWECSAGHTFSWEPSLIPTPSEVPKQHPLTHTTERTWCSEARRKQEPEGLECEQHKRTQETRLSRGVESPLETFPPPGEEQDVEEEDEDEDEELLSDASPWTYSSSPDEPVGIEGGC is encoded by the exons ATGGCCTCTCCGGTGGCAGATGCATCCCGTCGGCGGCGGGAGAAGCGTAGGCAGCTGGACGCGCGCCGCAGCAAGTGCCGCATCCGCCTGGGCGGCCACATGGAGCAGTGGTGCCTCCTCAAGGAGCGGCTGGGCTTCTCCCTGCATTCACAGCTCGCCAAGTTCCTGTTGGACCG GTACACTTCTTCAGGATGTGTCCTCTGTGCAG GTCCAGAGCCGCTGCCACACAAGGGTCTGCAGTACCTGGTGCTCCTGTCTCATAGACACAGCCGGGAGTGCAGCCTAGTGCCTGGGCTTCGGGGGcctggaggtggagatggggagcTTGTGTGGGAGTGCTCAGCAGGCCACACATTCTCCTGGGAACCTTCTTTGATTCCTACACCTTCAGAGGTGCCTAAGCAGCACCCCCTTACACACACAACTGAGAGAACCTGGTGCTCAGAGgccaggaggaagcaggagcctgaag GTTTGGAATGTGAGCAGcataaaagaactcaagaaaccaggcTGTCCAG GGGAGTAGAATCCCCATTGGAGACCTTCCCACCCCCAGGAGAGGAACAGGATgtggaagaagaggatgaggatgaggatgaagagCTGCTCAGTGATGCCAGCCCATGGACCTACAGCTCCTCCCCAGATGAGCCAGTTGGGattgagggaggatgctga